From the genome of Brienomyrus brachyistius isolate T26 chromosome 8, BBRACH_0.4, whole genome shotgun sequence, one region includes:
- the dusp7 gene encoding dual specificity protein phosphatase 7, protein MKNNLWSGSRDMNMVMPSKSAEWLQYELESGGSSLLLLDCRSHELFESSHIETAINLAIPGLMLRRLKKGNLPIKSIIPNNEDKEKFLKRCKTDTVLLYDEATSDCQESGAPTSVLGLLLLKLRDDSCKAFYLEGGFNKFQTDYPEHCEISLDTSCPSSSPPSSVLGLGGLRINSDCSDGESDREPGSATESEGSPLPSNQPAFPVQILPYLYLGCAKDSANLDILGKYNIKYILNVTPNLPNMFEHDGDFKYKQIPISDHWSQNLSQFFPEAISFIDEARSKKCGILVHCLAGISRSVTVTVAYLMQKLNLSLNDAYDYVKRKKSNISPNFNFMGQLLDFERTLGLNSPCDNRSPSDQLFFTTPTNHNVFQLDTLEST, encoded by the exons ATGAAAAATAATCTTTGGAGCGGTTCCCGGGACATGAATATGGTGATGCCGAGCAAAAGTGCGGAATGGCTGCAGTATGAACTGGAATCCGGCGGGAGCTCCCTGCTCCTGCTGGACTGCAGATCGCATGAGCTTTTTGAATCGTCTCATATAGAGACGGCCATCAATTTAGCGATTCCAGGACTGATGCTCCGAAGACTCAAGAAGGGCAATCTGCCCATCAAGTCCATTATCCCCAATAACGAGGATAAGGAGAAGTTCTTGAAGCGATGCAAGACGGACACCGTGCTTCTGTACGACGAGGCCACTTCGGACTGTCAGGAGAGCGGAGCGCCCACTTCGGTCCTTGGGCTTCTGCTCCTGAAGCTCCGGGACGACAGCTGTAAGGCTTTTTACCTGGAAG GGGGGTTCAACAAGTTCCAGACGGATTACCCTGAGCACTGCGAGATCAGCCTGGACACCTCCTGCCCCAGCAGCTCACCTCCATCCTCTGTACTGGGCCTGGGTGGGCTGCGCATCAACTCGGACTGCTCTGACGGGGAGTCCGACCGGGAGCCCGGCAGCGCCACCGAGTCGGAGGGGAGCCCGTTGCCCAGCAACCAGCCAGCCTTCCCCGTCCAGATCCTTCCGTACCTGTACCTGGGCTGTGCCAAGGACTCCGCCAACCTGGACATCTTGGGCAAGTACAACATCAAGTACATCCTGAACGTGACGCCCAACCTGCCCAACATGTTTGAACACGACGGCGATTTCAAGTACAAGCAGATCCCCATCTCTGACCATTGGAGTCAGAACCTTTCCCAGTTTTTCCCTGAAGCCATCTCCTTCATTG ATGAGGCTCGTTCCAAAAAATGTGGGATCCTAGTGCACTGCCTGGCAGGGATCAGCCGGTCTGTGACCGTGACCGTGGCCTACCTGATGCAGAAGCTCAACCTGTCCCTCAACGACGCCTACGACTACGTCAAGCGGAAAAAGTCCAACATCTCGCCGAACTTCAACTTCATGGGCCAGCTGCTGGACTTCGAGAGAACACTGGGCCTCAACAGCCCGTGCGATAACCGCTCGCCCAGCGACCAGCTCTTCTTCACCAcgccgaccaatcacaacgtTTTCCAGCTCGACACGCTGGAGTCCACTTGA